The Lasioglossum baleicum chromosome 10, iyLasBale1, whole genome shotgun sequence genome contains the following window.
AAGGAACAAGGTGCTATTTATGCGAGTAAGGAAATGCGTTACGAATGAAACCGATAAAAGCGTTTTCTGTCGCTATCATGTGTATGTTGCAGTATTTATTTACCCGTCAGCATTTTTCGCGATGCTATTCCGCATCTCATCGTATGCATTGGTCGTAACAGCACCCGCCACCTCGAATCAAACCGATCCCTTCCCGCTGGTCACGGACTATTTGGTCGACGGAGAGAAATATTACCTCCCTATAATAATCCACCAAACTTTCGCGTTCTTCTTCGTCGCAACGATTTACGTGGCTACGGAGACCCTGTTCATCATGTGGCTGCAGCACAGCATGGCCTTGTTCGAACTCGGAAGGTAACAGAACTACCCTACTCGGGAGTTAATATCAGTATCAGTATTAATTTTAGTAtcagggtcattccatgccgaatcggtcactttttgcaggcaccatcgtcgattttgttctaaatgaaatatgttgtagtccatgagaAATTAGGGGAAGAAGAAATTATCCCTCGGGGAGGGATAAGGAGAGTTTATGGTAAGAAATATGTAAAACTCGTATAAAAACTAATATCTATATAAATGAAGTCATGATaaaagtttattaaaaaattcgaaatcggcaaaatgatgacttaaccccccccccctaatttctcatggactacaacatatttcatttagaacaaaatcgacgatggtgcctgcaaaaagtgatcgattcggcatggaatgacccatcaGCCTGAGAATTGTCATTATTACGGCGTTCTTTAAACgattaattgaaattttttcaatgaaTGGTCGACGATTTTGGAATGCAAATGTCACGAAGCTTCTCGAGATCACGAAATATTATTATAGTCTACAGATTTTGCTATGGTTTGTAGCTACTACATCGAGAAAGGGATTTCCGAGGGACCGTTCTACAAGGAGGTCTCGAAGGAGGTCATGGAAGTTTACAGAAAGAAGTGTTTGGCGACCTCAGTTGGCTACCACAATGAGGCAAAAATGTTAGTATTCGTCGAATCATGTGCGACGACCATGAAGAAATGATAACCTATAGCAGATCTGTCCAACTCGCGGCCCGTGAGCCACACTGGGCCCGTTTCTCCACTATCCGACACGATCGGACCGTCAGAATTTAGTatgtaccgagcgtcgcgcggggaggtgtaacggtcaaatttttaatagtttatatctcctaaacgcataggcttttatacaatttttaaaaaaaatattgcattgtcatccagttctgagctatgtttaaaatttcaaatctctagctcatcgggaagttagtttaaaatcaattgcaaaatttgtaccgatgTATACCTtgtacagacagacagacagacagacaagaaagcaagctaataaaaacgtagtgaAATGGTGTACaagacttgaaaaattgaattgaattgaatttcgagTGCAAGAGTGTACAtaatttacaaaagcaccaatTTCGAATGAAAAACCTGTACTAACGTTCATTGGTGGTTTTCAAAGCTTCGCGATGAACCTGAAGGACTCTTTCTCGTTCTCGTACTCCGTTCTCCTGGTGTTCGCTGTCATCTCGTTGAGCATCAATTTCTTCCGTGTAAGTCGATCTACCGCAGCATCGATTGTAACAATTATTGTCGTCCATTTCTCCAAATACGTACACCTTACAGCTATCTTTTGCCGTCTGCGTGACTCACAATGTGGAAGAGGTGTTGCTGGCCTCGTTGTTTTCCATTTCCGAGTTAGTGTACATGTTCTATCTCAACTATGTGGTGCAACAGCTTCTGGACTATGCGGAGGAATTCGCTACGATCGTGTAAAAATCATAAATTGTATCTCGGACATcggttctctaaacacgaagacacCAATTTCATTCGTGTTACAGATACTCTACTCCGTGGTACCAAATGTCAGTTGCCATTCAGAAAAATCTACTGCTCATCTTGTTAAGGTGCAACGAGCCGATCGTATTCGACTTCTATGGTTTTTATAATGCGTCGATAGAAGGCTTCGCAGGGGTTTGTAATTATTAATCATCCATAAGAGCTTCTCCTTCTACGATAGTCTTGTAGAGCATGAAaagacgagtccaacgagtaccatgactaAACCATTACGATCATTGAATCTCGAGATATTCCTGTCCGAAGGCTGAGTACCTAAAAGAGCCTAACCGACACCTCACCTCTCGAACAAGCATATCTCGAGAACGAATGATCGTAATGGTatggtcatggtactcgttggattcgtctcttCATGCTCTATtagaatatcgaagaaaatataTAGGGTGTCCTACAAAAGGTGTAACATTTCCAGCTGGTGAGGGCCACAATGTCTTATTTTATGATGATGACGTCTCTTCAGTGAGAATGCAACGATTCCTAATGCTGAGATACTGGGCCGAGTAGTAAAACCGTTAGTAAGTGTCGACTTGGCGAttgtaaattattttgtttctttCCTAATAATTGCGAAATAATTTGTTACAGGATTTTCCGTAGCAACGAAATGAGCTTCGCATCATCTCAGTGGATCATTTGGTGAATCGCCGTGTAACAGATGACAATAATGTCTCGCGAGTGACTTGATCCACCGACGATGATCCTTCTGACATAATATTAAATCGTAGTTGGCGTAATTAATCTGTAAATTATTCCGTTCGGACTAACGAGTCCTTTTGGGCAACTCGCTGCAACGATCGACAATCGAACGATCAGCTCCGAATTTTGATTAACATTTCGACTGCCACGTCTCTTTTTTATATTAAGTAAATTTAACTTCGTCTACTAGGTTACgaaaatttattacaaaaataaatatagtCTTTTCTATTCTATTCTTCTATTATCGAATCAGTTGCTCTCTGGTTTCGCGTGACTTTTCTGGGCACTGTACGAGATAACGTTACAACATGTAGAAATAAAAACGTTTCTTCATAGAAACTTTCACAAGAACTTTGTTCGTCTTTCAACAGAATATTCGGCACTGTTGCTGATCGACTTTGTTGTTTAATCGTGAAGACACTTTGCCGTTGAACGGTGTAGTTTCGCAGCAGGAACCTACGCGATGGGCAGGGGAGATAGCAGAGGAATTATGGTTGGAATTACAACGTTGGAATTACCAAGATAAGGAAGAAACGGGAAGGATTAAGAGAAAGGGgattacgagagagagagagagagaagaaatcaTCCGTGCGAAATGAGATATGATTGGCCGGGAAGTGAAAAAAGATGGATGTTAAGGGAGATTGCGAAGATAAAGGTTCGAGCTGGAAGGGAAGCTGGAGATCACACGGTAAAAGTGCATGATCTAGCAGGTGAAAAGCTGAGGACGCGAAGAAATTCTGTCCTCCTTGAAACTTGATTTTCTATGAATATTCTTTTATTAACAGGACGTGAGTTGGAGAATTGATATTTGCACAGAGTCTTCTTGTAGAATAGTGATAGTGTAAGTGTCCTATCTTAATCACTAGTAGATACGTACAgtggcgtgtgtgtgtgtgtgtgacacgTTGCAGTTGCACTGAACAATCGATTACTTTATACAAAGTGGCACTGCGTAATCAGAGTCGCAAGGTTGAGTCTTCCCACTTCGCGGTTCCCCTTCCATCGGTTTAGTCACGTGACTGCACGCGTCAGAACGTCACGTGACTTCTGCTGGCGACTCTGTGCATAACGTCAACTGATCTTGTCTACATCGAAGCGATGACCGTGAAGTAAGAGAAAGCTAGCTTGATGTTCTGCAAAGACCGATTCGTATTTATTCACCGTAGAATTCGATCTTTACATAGGTAAACGACACTGTTACCACGCTAAATCCTTCGAGGTTCGCTTGGTAGCCGCCGGCAAAAGTGAAACCAATCGGTTTGCAATGTTGCAGAAGGAACAACGTCATTTTCTGTGACGCGATCGTTCCCTTGTACCATGGAGCATCGGATCTAGAAGACAACGAACGTTCAGATACCTATGATCATCTGTTCATCATCTACTTACAATGACCAGAAGACGTCGCCGCTGGTGTCGAGACACATCtgacaaatattatttataatgtagCTGTAGAACAGGATCAACGGTACCAAGGTTAGGTGCACTAACAATTCCCGGTTCTCCAATGACGGCTGCAACTTTATGTAATCGTACGCCTGCAGATTTATTCGACCAGGCTTAGATCGGGAAGCTCCGTCGCGCCCtttgcgcgtctggacgcagcgttttgttatcCATACTCCATTCGTCGCAGCTCTCTGCTGTGCCTTTGGACGCACAAGTTTGGGACGCGATTTGGTATGTCTTTCCTTGTTCTTCACTTCCGAAGAAAAACGAAAGAGTATCGCCCAAACTCAAATACGCTTCGAGACCTCTGAATGTTGCGCCAGACCAAAACGCAAGCGTTTTTGAGCCACTGCTTCCGATGCAGTCCAGACTGTCCAGACGCAGAGCCGTACGTTTGTCGactagggatgtgcgggccgtcCGATTTTCAGGCGCCCGAATCGCCGGGTCGCACAGTGCGCCCAAACGCCAATAGCAAACAGCCACCGCATACGAAAGGCTTTCGACGACGACGAAATGGACGTTATCACTCCGAAGAAGGATAGAGCGACTATCGCAAAGATAATTGACGTCGCGATAGTCCACGAGCGTGCTCTTCGGTTAGTATCCGTGAATGTTGCTGCGAGGGCTGAGTTTGCAAATTGTGTATTGTTCCTTTGTTTAACGGTACAAAGGTATAAACAGCTGGTGGGCGACTCGATTCTGACGGGCTATTTCTTTCTTCTTGTGCTGGTGATGGCCTCTCTGAGCTTAAACCTCCTGCGTGTGAGTTTACACGTCCTAACGTTCGGGCCTGGGAAGAAGAGACCCCGAGACTTGCctcccactctacccttccccttccacgacgctataACGCGTTACCGGTCCGTGGCAGAGGCACACAGTGGGCCCAAACgccaatctagctgataaaaagtcgtattttcaatcaCATACTATTACTTACTTTTCTATTTGTTTCCATTCTTAAATCCCTGTAGatctttaaattatattctgtttTGCTCTGAAGATTTTTTATATAGGGTAATATTTACGCAGAAGTCTACATATAGTCGCTGCGGCCTTTAAGAGTCCCCCAGAACGGTCAGTGCTTTTGCTACTGGTAAACGTTAATATATTAAATGCGAATATTTTGCCTTTCATGGGTTTTGCAGAAGAAAGTACGTACTTTcattctgtaattacagaatttgcagaagttaatgaattttccaaatacccgtgttcaaaggtagacaattttttactTGGTGCATTTCAGTTT
Protein-coding sequences here:
- the LOC143212638 gene encoding uncharacterized protein LOC143212638 isoform X2 — translated: MLLHMLACAILPCSAILGSDGTTFITMLHAAGLFRITKHRCDVAFDKSEDLPPVERQEVETRNILGIVKLHQQGAEFIKFIYATCWKMYFSTQGPIVVAASLCMARAYDYIKLQPSLENRELLVHLTLVPLILFYSYIINNICQMCLDTSGDVFWSLSDAPWYKGTIASQKMTLFLLQHCKPIGFTFAGGYQANLEGFSVVTVSFTYVKIEFYGE
- the LOC143212912 gene encoding uncharacterized protein LOC143212912, encoding MRVRKCVTNETDKSVFCRYHVYVAVFIYPSAFFAMLFRISSYALVVTAPATSNQTDPFPLVTDYLVDGEKYYLPIIIHQTFAFFFVATIYVATETLFIMWLQHSMALFELGSYYIEKGISEGPFYKEVSKEVMEVYRKKCLATSVGYHNEAKMLVFVESSPISNEKPVLTFIGGFQSFAMNLKDSFSFSYSVLLVFAVISLSINFFRVSRSTAASIVTIIVVHFSKYVHLTAIFCRLRDSQCGRGVAGLVVFHFRVSVHVLSQLCGATASGLCGGIRYDRVKIINCISDIGSLNTKTPISFVLQILYSVVPNVSCHSEKSTAHLVKVQRADRIRLLWFL